In Anaerococcus prevotii DSM 20548, the genomic window TAATGATAACTCACAGGCAGACAACAATGCAACTTGCAGAGAGAATCCATGGGGTTACTATTGGGGATGATGGCAAGAGTCAAGTATACTCTATAGACTTTGCGAAAAATTGAAAATAAGCTTTACAAAAGTACAATAATGTAGATAAGGAGGAAGTATGGCAATTAGAAATATAAGAAAAGAAGGGGACCCTATTTTAAGGAAAACTTCCAAGCTTGTCCCTGAAATTACAGATAGAATTAAAGTTTTACTAGACGACATGGCTGATACTATGTATGAAGCTGATGGTGTCGGACTTGCTGCTCCTCAAGTCGGAATTTTAAAAAGAATTATAGTGGTAGATCCACATGATGATACTACAGGCCTAGTCAAGCTCGTAAATCCTGAGATTATAGAATCAGACGGAGAACAGATTGGTATTGAAGGTTGTCTTTCTATACCTAATTTTAATGCGACTGTCAAAAGGCCAGAACATCTAAAGGTAAAATATTTAGACGAAGAAGGAAACGAGAAAATCTGGGACGCCCATGGTTTTCCAGCAGAAATCTTATCTCACGAAATAGACCATCTCGATGGAATTTTATTTAGAGATAAGGCGATTGAAGAGGTTAAATTCGATACAGAAAATGATTAATATATGTTTTATGGGCAATCCAAAGTTTGCGGTGCGAGCTTTGGATGTTCTTTATAATGATGAAAATATAGATGTCAAACTTGTTGTAAGCTCTCCTGATAAGAAGAGAAATAGGAGGAAAGTTACACCAACAGAGATTAAGAAATATGCTCAGGATAAGGGGATTGATGTCCAAACCCCAAAAACAGTAAATAGCCCTGAATTTGTAGAAGAGCTAAAGGCTTTAGAGATCGACTACATCGTAGTTGTAGCCTTCGGTCAACTCATAGGCAAGGACTTACTTGAAGCCTACGAAGATAGGATTATTAATCTACATCCATCAATTCTACCTGCCTATAGAGGAGCAAGTCCTATGCAGTTTTCTCTATTAAATGGAGATAAGCTAACTGCAGCTACAACTATGCTTATAGAAAAGGGGATGGATTCTGGTGATATACTTATCCAAAAAGAAGTTCCTATAGAGGAAAGTGATGATTACACAAGTCTTGAAGAGAAGTTAAGCGAGATTGGAGCTGAAAAAATCAGAGAAACTATCCTAAACTTTGATGAAGTCTATAAGAATAGACAAAAGCAAGACGATAGCAAGGCGAGTTTCTGTACTAAAATTACAAAGGATATGGGAAGGATCGACTGGAATAAGAATTCTTCAGAAATCATTAACAAAATCAGGGCCTTTGTTGAATATCCTGTAGCCTTTTTTGCTTACGAAGGATCTAATGTTAAGGTTTACAAGGCAGAAATCGCTCAAGGATATGAGGGAAGGCCAGGCTTCGTCTATGAGGCAAATCCTAAGGAAAAGATTGTAATAGGAACAAAAGATGGGGCTATTAGAATAGAGAAAATTCAATTCCCAGGAAAGAAGGCTATGGATACTAAATCCTTCCTCATGGGCAATTCTTTCGAAGAGAAAATTACTTTAGCCAATGAATGATTTAGAACTAATATTAAACTCTCTTGTAAGGATAATCTGCGAGGATAAGAAGAGTAACGAAGAGATAAATTATTTAGAGAAGAGAGTTGGTAATCTACCATACGCAACCAAAGTTATTTATGGAGTCCTAGAAAATAAAATCTATATAGATTATATGATAGGAAAATTATCTAAGATAAAGCTTAAGAAAATCCACAAAAACGTCCTTACCATTCTAGAAATCGGAATATACAATATACATTTTCTAGAAACTAAGGATTATGCCACAGTGGATAAGCTAGTTGAACTTACAAAGAGAAAGAATAGGAGATCATCTGGCTTTGTAAATGCAATTTTAAGAAATTTTATTAGAGATGAGAAGGAAATAGCAAAGATTAAGATAAGTGATGATATAAAGTCACTTTCCGTAAGATACTCTATGCCAGAAGAGATTACTAGATATATATTTGATAATTATGGTATGGATTATACGAAAGACTTCCTCCGCTATAGTAATAATGAGGCGGTGCTTTCTATTAGGATTAATAGATTAAAGACTGATAAGGATAATCTAATTAAAAAGCTAAAAGCTAAGGGATTTGAAATAGAAGTGTCAAAGATAAGTGAAAATGCCCTTTTGGTAAAGAATCCTTCAGGCCTTGTAGCCACTAGTGAGTTTAAGGAGGGGCTTTTTACTATCCAACAAGAAGCAAGCATGAAGACGGTTGAGGTTCTTGATCCCCAAAAGGATTCAAAAATACTAGACTTATGTGCAGCTCCTGGGACAAAGACTAGCTACCTTGCTGAATATACCCGAAATTCTGGTAAAATAATAGCAAATGATATCTCTAAGAATAAGCTAAATCTTATTAGAGAAAATATCGAAAGATTAGGTCTTAGTAATATTGAGCTTGACTCTTTTGATGCAAGTGTCTACAGATCTGATTTTGAGGAAAAATTCGACTATGTCTTGGTTGATGCCCCTTGCTCTGGTCTTGGAGTTATGGCGAGAAAGCCTGAGATTAGATATAACAGAACTATATCTGATATTAAAGTTTTGGCAGAGCTTCAAAGAAAAATTCTAGCCAATGCTATTAGATATCTTAAGCCGGCTGGGATTCTAGTCTATTCAACCTGCACTCTTGGTAATATCGAAAACCTCGATAATTATAATTTCTTAAAAGCAGATGAAAGATTAACTTCTTTAGAGATTGATGGCAAGAAATACCTGGAATTTGTAAGTTTTCTCGATAAAACTGACGGATTTTTTATAAGCAAATTTAAGAAGAAAGATTATGAAAGATAAATTAAATGACAAATCCATAAAGGAATTGGAAGAAATTTTCACCAAAGAAGGCTATCAAAAATTCAGAGCCAAACAAGTTTATAGGCAAATACATGTAAATAAGGTCAATGACTTTAAGCTAATGAGCGATCTATCCAAAGATATGAGGGAGAAATTATCAGAAAAGTATGACTTCCCTAAGATGAAAGTAGAAAAGGAATTTGTATCTGAACTTGATAGTACAAAGAAATACCTATTTTCTCTAGCAGATGGAAATATCATAGAAGCCGTCTTTATGGATTATGATAAGAGAAAGACTATTTGTATATCTTCGCAAGTAGGTTGCAGGATGGGATGTAAGTTCTGTGCTTCAACCAAAAATGGTCGTGAAAGAAACTTAAGTGCAGGAGAACTTATAGAAGAAGTCTATGCACTAGAGAGACTCAATGGAGACATAAATAATATAGTTATAATGGGCATAGGTGAGCCTTTGGATAATTATGAAAATATTAGAAAATTCATCGAAATTATTACTGACGAAAAAGGAAGAAACCTTTCCCATAGGTCCATCACCCTTTCTACTTCTGGCCTAAGCCCAATGATTAGAAAGCTTGCAGACAGTGGCCTTGATGTAAATCTAGCAGTCTCCCTTCACTATGCAGATGATGATAAGAGACGTAAATTTATGCCGATTGCTAACAAATACAGCATTGAAAGTCTAATGGAGGCAACAGATTATTATCTGGATAGGACCAAAAGAAGGGTAAGCTTCGAGTATGTAGTGATTGATGGGGTAAATAATCTTGATAGTGACGTATCTAATTTAACTAGCCTACTTAAGGGCAAAAACGTCCACATCAACTTAATTCCTCTAAATCCAATCGAGGAGTTTTCTTATGATAGGCCCAAATCTACTGCCCTAAGAGACTTTAGGGATAAACTTTTAAAGAAAAAATTAAACGCAACCATTAGAAAGTCGATGGGCTCAGATATCGATGCATCTTGTGGTCAGCTTAGAAATAATTATGCGAGGTGAGCATGAAATTTAGTACAATATCAAATATTGGAAAAATAAGGCAGGAAAATGAAGATGCCTATGCAAATACGACCATTGGTGACTTAGATTTTTTTATAGTTGCCGATGGTATGGGAGGCCACAGTAGGGGAGAAGTTGCAAGTAAGCTAGCAAGCAAGTCTTATATTGACTTTATTGAAAAGGCAAACTTAGATGACTACTCATCCTATATCGACCTTCAAGAGGAAGCTATAAAGTATGCCAACAGCAAGATCTATGAATTGTCAGACGATAGCGAAGGCCTTAGGATGGGGACTACTGTCGTTTGTATGATAATTGATAGGAAAAATGCTACTTATTACATATCTCATGTTGGGGATTCTAGGATTTATATCTACCAGGATAAAAAACTTAGCCTAAAAACGAGAGACCACTCTTTGATTAATGACCTAATAGATACAGGTTCTCTAACAGAAGATGAGGCCGAAAACTTCATTAACAAGTCCGCTATAACCAAGGCTGTTGGCACAGAGGATGTGATAGAGCCAGAAAGTCAGACTTTCTCTATGAAAGATGGGGATGTAGTTTTGATGTTTACAGATGGTTTGTCTAACGAGCTTACAGATGAAGAGATAACTAAAGTAGTTAACGAATCTGATGAGGCATATGATATCTCATCAAGACTTGTTGAACTAGCACTTAATAAGGGTGGTCGCGATAATATAACAGTGACCACGATTTTGATATAAGAGGTAATATGGAAAAGATAATTTTGGACAATAGGTACGAGATTATAGAGCAGATTGGCCTTGGAGGAATGGCTAAGGTCTACAAGGCCAAAGATAGGCTACTCGATAGATTTGTTGCCATTAAGGTACTTAAGGAGCAATATGCAGAAGATGAGGAGTTTCTAAAGAAATTCAACAATGAAGCTCAGTCTGCTGCAAAGCTTAATCATGTCAATATAGTAAATGTCTACGATATAGGAGAAGACCTCCTTGAAGGAAGAAAGATTTACTATATAGTCATGGAATATGTTGAAGGGCAAACTCTTAAGGATCTAATAGATGAAGAAGGAAAGCTTTCTAACCACGATATAATAGATTATTCTGTACAGATAGCCCAAGCCTTAAAGTCTGCCCACGCATCAGGTATTATCCACAGGGATATCAAGCCACAAAACATTTTGATAGATAAGTTTGGCCTTGCTAAGGTAACAGATTTTGGTATAGCAAGAGTCTCATCAAATGCTACCATAACATATACATCATCCATTCTAGGAACAGTTCATTATATATCACCAGAACAAGCCAAGGGCAAGATTGTCGATGAGAAAAGCGATCTGTATTCTCTTGGAGCTGTGATGTATGAGATGGCAACTGGAAGGGTTCCATTTGATGCAGATAATTCTGTAGGAATTGCTGTAATGCACATTCAAGATAAGGCAAGGCCTGCCAAGGAATTAACCCCTGATCTTTCTGATCATCTAAATTTCATTATTATGAAGCTTCTTGAAAAGGAGCCAGGCAATAGATTCCTAAATGCGACAGAGCTTATAGATAGTCTTGAAAATCAGAATTTCTCAAATGAGCAGGTCCTTGAAGAGACAGCGAGAATTCCAATAGTTGTCCCAAATAAGGGAAAGAAAAAGAAGAAAAAAGCAAAGAAGGAAGTTCTTCCAAAGTCAGAAGAAGCAGTTTATGTTTCTCCTACAGATGAAGTGCCAGAAGAAAAGGAGAAAACTAAATCACTTAAGATTTGGCCACTGGCCCTACTTGCACTAATTTTGGTTGGGGCAGTGTATTACTTCATGTCAAGGCCAAAGGATGATATCCTTGAAGTTCCAACAGTTATAAACTTAAGTCAAGAAATGGCAGTAAAGGAACTTGAAAAAAGAGGACTTAAGGCAAATATTTCAAGAACAGAAGAAAGCGATGACTACGATAAGGGCAAGGTAATGAAGCAAGACCCTGAGGCAAATACTGAAGTTAAAAAAGGAACTACAGTAAATCTTGTAATCAGTGCGGGAAGAGAAGTGAGCGTGCCAGACCTTGCTGGACTCAACCTAACAGAGGCAGAAGAAAAACTCAAAGAGTTGGGTTTAAGTATAGGAAGGACGAGCACGGAATATAGTGATCAAGTCGAAAAAGACTTAATCATTGATCAAAACCCAAGATCTGCTACGAACCTTCAAGCAGGAAGTAAGGTCGACCTT contains:
- the def gene encoding peptide deformylase, which encodes MAIRNIRKEGDPILRKTSKLVPEITDRIKVLLDDMADTMYEADGVGLAAPQVGILKRIIVVDPHDDTTGLVKLVNPEIIESDGEQIGIEGCLSIPNFNATVKRPEHLKVKYLDEEGNEKIWDAHGFPAEILSHEIDHLDGILFRDKAIEEVKFDTEND
- the fmt gene encoding methionyl-tRNA formyltransferase — encoded protein: MINICFMGNPKFAVRALDVLYNDENIDVKLVVSSPDKKRNRRKVTPTEIKKYAQDKGIDVQTPKTVNSPEFVEELKALEIDYIVVVAFGQLIGKDLLEAYEDRIINLHPSILPAYRGASPMQFSLLNGDKLTAATTMLIEKGMDSGDILIQKEVPIEESDDYTSLEEKLSEIGAEKIRETILNFDEVYKNRQKQDDSKASFCTKITKDMGRIDWNKNSSEIINKIRAFVEYPVAFFAYEGSNVKVYKAEIAQGYEGRPGFVYEANPKEKIVIGTKDGAIRIEKIQFPGKKAMDTKSFLMGNSFEEKITLANE
- the rsmB gene encoding 16S rRNA (cytosine(967)-C(5))-methyltransferase RsmB — its product is MNDLELILNSLVRIICEDKKSNEEINYLEKRVGNLPYATKVIYGVLENKIYIDYMIGKLSKIKLKKIHKNVLTILEIGIYNIHFLETKDYATVDKLVELTKRKNRRSSGFVNAILRNFIRDEKEIAKIKISDDIKSLSVRYSMPEEITRYIFDNYGMDYTKDFLRYSNNEAVLSIRINRLKTDKDNLIKKLKAKGFEIEVSKISENALLVKNPSGLVATSEFKEGLFTIQQEASMKTVEVLDPQKDSKILDLCAAPGTKTSYLAEYTRNSGKIIANDISKNKLNLIRENIERLGLSNIELDSFDASVYRSDFEEKFDYVLVDAPCSGLGVMARKPEIRYNRTISDIKVLAELQRKILANAIRYLKPAGILVYSTCTLGNIENLDNYNFLKADERLTSLEIDGKKYLEFVSFLDKTDGFFISKFKKKDYER
- the rlmN gene encoding 23S rRNA (adenine(2503)-C(2))-methyltransferase RlmN → MKDKLNDKSIKELEEIFTKEGYQKFRAKQVYRQIHVNKVNDFKLMSDLSKDMREKLSEKYDFPKMKVEKEFVSELDSTKKYLFSLADGNIIEAVFMDYDKRKTICISSQVGCRMGCKFCASTKNGRERNLSAGELIEEVYALERLNGDINNIVIMGIGEPLDNYENIRKFIEIITDEKGRNLSHRSITLSTSGLSPMIRKLADSGLDVNLAVSLHYADDDKRRKFMPIANKYSIESLMEATDYYLDRTKRRVSFEYVVIDGVNNLDSDVSNLTSLLKGKNVHINLIPLNPIEEFSYDRPKSTALRDFRDKLLKKKLNATIRKSMGSDIDASCGQLRNNYAR
- a CDS encoding Stp1/IreP family PP2C-type Ser/Thr phosphatase; the encoded protein is MKFSTISNIGKIRQENEDAYANTTIGDLDFFIVADGMGGHSRGEVASKLASKSYIDFIEKANLDDYSSYIDLQEEAIKYANSKIYELSDDSEGLRMGTTVVCMIIDRKNATYYISHVGDSRIYIYQDKKLSLKTRDHSLINDLIDTGSLTEDEAENFINKSAITKAVGTEDVIEPESQTFSMKDGDVVLMFTDGLSNELTDEEITKVVNESDEAYDISSRLVELALNKGGRDNITVTTILI
- the pknB gene encoding Stk1 family PASTA domain-containing Ser/Thr kinase — encoded protein: MEKIILDNRYEIIEQIGLGGMAKVYKAKDRLLDRFVAIKVLKEQYAEDEEFLKKFNNEAQSAAKLNHVNIVNVYDIGEDLLEGRKIYYIVMEYVEGQTLKDLIDEEGKLSNHDIIDYSVQIAQALKSAHASGIIHRDIKPQNILIDKFGLAKVTDFGIARVSSNATITYTSSILGTVHYISPEQAKGKIVDEKSDLYSLGAVMYEMATGRVPFDADNSVGIAVMHIQDKARPAKELTPDLSDHLNFIIMKLLEKEPGNRFLNATELIDSLENQNFSNEQVLEETARIPIVVPNKGKKKKKKAKKEVLPKSEEAVYVSPTDEVPEEKEKTKSLKIWPLALLALILVGAVYYFMSRPKDDILEVPTVINLSQEMAVKELEKRGLKANISRTEESDDYDKGKVMKQDPEANTEVKKGTTVNLVISAGREVSVPDLAGLNLTEAEEKLKELGLSIGRTSTEYSDQVEKDLIIDQNPRSATNLQAGSKVDLVISAGPEEKIENIEVPSLIGMSEEQAASLISQYGLVLRNVDYRESEDVEKGNVISQSISEGTQVAPQSQIDLVISAGKKEKEKEEKTGQAKNVDLRLNINNGKDKFNVKIYKLDDNDKRSDILYDQNQTSKDLDESQVLQLNFQAIQNTKFEVLVDDESYGVYTVN